Sequence from the Lysobacter capsici genome:
ATGGAAGCCTGGCCCCGCTGCCTCGAACGCCTCGAAGCCGAATTTCCGGTCGAAGACGTACACACCTGGTTGAAACCGCTGCAAGCCACCCAGCGCGATACCGTGACGGTGCTTTATGCGCCGAACGCGTTCGTAGTCGAGCATGTGCGCGAGCGCTACCTGGGCCGGATCCGCGAACTGCTGTCGTATTTCGCCGGCAGCGAGGAAGTCAGCCTGGAAGTGGGTTCGCTGCCGCGCGTGGTCACCGCGCCCGCGCGCGAGGCCGACATCACCGTCGCCGCGCCGCGGCCGGTGGCGCCGCCCGAACCCTTCCAGGGCAATCTCGACAATCACTACACCTTCGATAATTTCGTCGAAGGCCGCAGCAACCAGCTCGGCCGCGCCGCCGCGCTGCAGGCCGCGCAGAAACCCGGCGAACGCGCGCACAACCCGCTGCTGCTGTACGGCGGCACGGGCCTGGGCAAGACCCATCTGATGTTCGCCGCCGGCAACGCCATGCGCGAGGCCAATCCGGCCATGCGGGTGATGTACCTGCGTTCGGAGCAGTTCTTCAGCGCGATGATGAAGTCGCTGCAGGACAAGACCATGGATCAGTTCAAGCGCCAGTTCCAACGCGTGGACGCGCTGCTGATCGACGACATTCAGTTCTTCGCCGGCAAGGACCGCACCCAGGAGGAGTTTTTCCACACCTTCAATGCGTTGTTCGACGGCAAGCAGCAGATCATCCTGACCTGCGACCGTTACCCGCGCGAAGTCGAAGGCCTGGAGCCGCGGCTGAAATCGCGCCTGGCCTGGGGCCTGTCGGTGGCGATCGAGCCGCCGGACTTCGAAACCCGCGCCCAGATCGTGATCTCCAAGGCCAAGGAACGCGGCGCCGCGATTCCCGAGGAAGTCGCCTTCCTGCTGGCCAAGAAGATGCGTTCGAACGTGCGCGACCTGGAAGGCGCGCTCAACACCCTGACCGCGCGCGCCAACTTCACCGGCCGCGCGATCACCGTCGAGTTCGCCCAGGAAACCCTGCGCGACCTGCTGCGCGCGCAGCAGCACGCGATCGGCATCCCCAACATCCAAAAGACCGTGGCAGACTACTACGGCCTTCAGATCAAGGACTTGTTGTCGAAACGGCGTACGCGCTCGCTCGCCCGTCCTCGTCAGGTCGCCATGGCGCTGACCAAGGAACTGACCGAGCACTCGTTGCCGGAGATCGGCGATGCCTTCGCCGGCCGCGACCACACGACCGTGCTGCACGCCTGCCGCCAGATCCGCACCTTGATGGAAACCGACGGCAAGCTGCGGGAAGACTGGGACAAGTTGATTCGCAAGCTCAGCGAGTGAGGCCGGTCGGGTTGAGGGCGTTGGGTGATTCGGAAAGAACGAAAGACGAGTTGATCCGCGAGCTCAGCGAGTGAAGCTGGCTGGGTTGAAAGTGTTGGGTGATTCGGAAAGAACGAAAGACAAGTTGATCCGCGAGCTCAGCGAGTCATGACGGCTGCATCGCTGCCAGTCAGTGATTCGGAAAGAACGGTGGATAAGTAAGCTCAGCGAGTGATCGGCTTCAGGCCAGAGCGCTGCTGTGGTTGTACAAGTAAGAATGTAAAAGCACGTCGATTCGATAGTCTGAGGCCGAAGCCTGCGTTCGCTGAGAACTGCGGCGTCGACCCGGAAACGAAACGACGGTGTTGCGGCATGTTGGAACGGTGGCTCGGACGCTGCGTTTGCGCTCACCCATCGGGATCGCAGGACAGCAGCGGTTGAGGTTCGTTCGCGATGTTGTTTGGTGGTACGCGGCGACCCGTGGTTCGCGATAAGACCGGATGCCCGTCATCCGTTGCCCATTCGCCGAACCGATCGCTGCGCCGCGGTTCGCCGATGTCGCTCGTTCGCCGCGGTGGTCCAGCGCGACGAGGGACAAGGTAATCCGTAAGCTGCGCTGGCGAAAGGCACAACTTGGGGGATCAAACTCGTACAAACTGTGGACAACTTTGAGGCCGCCGCGAGGCGCGCAATCTATCCACAGGTTGCACCCGCCCTACCAAGCCAGTTCTACCCGCTTTTGAAGTACCGAAAAAACCATATAGATCAAAGGTTTAAGGCAGTTCTCCAACGATTTTCGCTGCTCCACCGCCACTAAGCTTTTGATTTATACATCTCTTTAGTAATTGGGTTTGAGCCCACCGATGGGTTTGCGCCCACAGACGGCCAAGGGGTCCGCATGCGTTTCAGTCTGCAACGCGAAGTCTTTCTCAAGCCGTTGGCCCAAGTGGTCAATGTCGTCGAACGCCGGCAGACCTTGCCGGTCCTCGCCAATCTGCTCGTGCAGGTCAAGGACGGGCAGCTTTCGCTGACCGGTACCGACCTGGAAGTCGAAATGATTTCCCGCGTTGCGGTCGACGATGCGAAGGACGGCGAGACCACGATCCCGGCGCGCAAGCTGTTCGAGATCATTCGAGCCCTGCCCGACGGCAGCAAGGTGACCGTCAGCCAGGCCGCGGAAAAGATCACGGTTCAGGCGGGGCGTTCGCGCTTCACCCTGGCCAGCCTGCCGGCCAACGACTTCCCGTCGATCGATGAAGTCGAAGCCACCGAGCGCGTGCGCGTGCCGGAAGCGGCGCTGAAGGAACTGATCGAACGCACCGCGTTCGCGATGGCCCAGCAGGACGTGCGCTATTACCTCAACGGCCTGTTGTTCGATCTGCGCGAAAACAGCCTGCGCTGCGTGGCCACCGACGGTCACCGTCTGGCGCTGTGCGAAGCGGCTTACGAGGGCGGTTCGCAGACCAAGCGCCAGATCATCGTGCCGCGAAAGGGCGTGCAGGAACTGCAGCGCCTGCTCGAAGGCGGCGATCGCGAGATCGAGATCGAGATGGGCCGCGGCCACATCCGGGTCAAGCGCGATGATGTCACCTTCACCAGCAAGCTGATCGACGGCCGTTTCCCGGATTACGAAGCGGTGATTCCGATCGGCGCCGACAAGGAAGTGCGGATCGAGCGCGAGGTGCTGCGTGCTTCGCTGCAGCGCGCAGCGATCCTGTCGAACGAGAAGTACCGCGGCGTGCGCATCGAGGTGACCCCGGGTCAGCTCAAGATCAGCGCGCACAACCCGGAACAGGAAGAAGCGCAGGAAGAAGTCGAAGCCGACACCAAGGTCGACGACCTGGCGGTGGGCTTCAACGTGAACTACCTGCTCGACGCCCTGACCGCGTTGCGCGACGAGCATGTGGTGATCGCGCTGCGCGACGCCAACTCCTCGGCGCTGGTTCGCGAAGCCTCGAACGAGCGTTGCCGCCATGTGGTGATGCCGCTGCGGCTCTGATCCACGGCATCGGACTGGGTTTCACGACCCGGTTCCACGTGGAACATCACACGCCCGGCTTGTCCGGGCGTGTTTGTTTTTCGGGAACGGGTCGCGACAGCTTGTCTGCCGGCTACGCAGACCTTTGCCGGTCGCTGCGGCGACGACGGGACCAGTTTCTGCCGCCGATTGGTCTGTTTGCTGGGCTCGTGATCGGGCGAGTGTTCGCACGGGCCAGCGTTCTTGCATGGCGACGAACCTGGCCGAGAGAGCTTTTGGCTCTCGGGTCGGCCCCAGTCGGCCTTCCGCGGTTTGCGAATAACGACTCGGTCGGCGGAGCTTTCGCCCGACCGCCCGACGTAGCAACGCATCAGTCGGCTCCAATACACCGGATTGGCCGGTATCGGCGTCGCCTAGCGCCTTGGCGACCCCGGACACGGCTTTTCTGCGATGATCCTGCTCCGCTCCCGCCCCCGAAATTCCGCCGAATCGTGGTTTTCGGGGTGTCTGGCGCG
This genomic interval carries:
- the dnaA gene encoding chromosomal replication initiator protein DnaA, coding for MEAWPRCLERLEAEFPVEDVHTWLKPLQATQRDTVTVLYAPNAFVVEHVRERYLGRIRELLSYFAGSEEVSLEVGSLPRVVTAPAREADITVAAPRPVAPPEPFQGNLDNHYTFDNFVEGRSNQLGRAAALQAAQKPGERAHNPLLLYGGTGLGKTHLMFAAGNAMREANPAMRVMYLRSEQFFSAMMKSLQDKTMDQFKRQFQRVDALLIDDIQFFAGKDRTQEEFFHTFNALFDGKQQIILTCDRYPREVEGLEPRLKSRLAWGLSVAIEPPDFETRAQIVISKAKERGAAIPEEVAFLLAKKMRSNVRDLEGALNTLTARANFTGRAITVEFAQETLRDLLRAQQHAIGIPNIQKTVADYYGLQIKDLLSKRRTRSLARPRQVAMALTKELTEHSLPEIGDAFAGRDHTTVLHACRQIRTLMETDGKLREDWDKLIRKLSE
- the dnaN gene encoding DNA polymerase III subunit beta, which produces MRFSLQREVFLKPLAQVVNVVERRQTLPVLANLLVQVKDGQLSLTGTDLEVEMISRVAVDDAKDGETTIPARKLFEIIRALPDGSKVTVSQAAEKITVQAGRSRFTLASLPANDFPSIDEVEATERVRVPEAALKELIERTAFAMAQQDVRYYLNGLLFDLRENSLRCVATDGHRLALCEAAYEGGSQTKRQIIVPRKGVQELQRLLEGGDREIEIEMGRGHIRVKRDDVTFTSKLIDGRFPDYEAVIPIGADKEVRIEREVLRASLQRAAILSNEKYRGVRIEVTPGQLKISAHNPEQEEAQEEVEADTKVDDLAVGFNVNYLLDALTALRDEHVVIALRDANSSALVREASNERCRHVVMPLRL